A region of the Corynebacterium endometrii genome:
CGGTCCTTGCCGCCCGGCTAGATACTGCCTTAGATATTGCCCGGCGATATCCCTCCGCACCCATCATCGTTTCCGGCGAAGGGGAGGCGCCCGTGATGGCGGACTACCTGGCCGCGGCGGGGCTCCCGCGGCGGCGCATAGTGCTAGAAAACCAAGCGACATCCACGAATGAGAACCTCGAGCGGGCCCTGGCTTTGTGTTCACACGTTGAGCGCTTCGAGGTGGTGACCAGCAACTTCCACGCGCTGCGCACGCGCCTGTGGGCCTGGCATCATGGGATAGGCGTGGTGGTTCATCGCGCCCCCACACCGGTCCGGAAGAAGCCCAAGAATTACCTGCGGGAAATCATCGCCACCCCGCATTCGGCAGCCAGGGTCCTGTGGCGGAAATATAAAGCCCGCTAACGCCGTTGGCTAGGAGGGCAGTACCTTTTCTATGCCTTTGAGCAGAGTGGGGCGGGCGGCCTTTTCCGGATGGGCCGTTGCCCGCAGACCCATGTAGGCAATGCGGTC
Encoded here:
- a CDS encoding YdcF family protein gives rise to the protein MITHPRPILVLGARVVHGAAGPVLAARLDTALDIARRYPSAPIIVSGEGEAPVMADYLAAAGLPRRRIVLENQATSTNENLERALALCSHVERFEVVTSNFHALRTRLWAWHHGIGVVVHRAPTPVRKKPKNYLREIIATPHSAARVLWRKYKAR